From the Vibrio tubiashii ATCC 19109 genome, the window GAAAACAGATCGACGTTAGCGGGATCATCAGGAGTGAGAAGAGTGGTAACGATCGCGTTTTTAAGGTGTCTCTTTGGGTCAGTTGGGGAGACGGTTTCTATAGTAATCAAGCCTTTATCAAAGTTTACTTCGGAGCGGCTAAGATAGTTATCGATGTACTTTACGTAATTGCTTTTGCCAGCAAATTTAATTTCTCCTCGTCCCCAGCGTTTTTCAATGTTGCCAGAAAAGCTGCTGATGAGCGCATCGAGAGCTGCAGTATCTTTCTGAAATTGCCCCGGTAGCTCTGCAAGGTTCTTCGCAAACCTATTGGTCGGTTCATAATTGACATCATAAAGGCTTTCTACAAACTCGCGGCTACAGCCTGTCAGTGTCACTGCAATTAAAAAGTACGCTAACTTTCTCATAACTCTCCTAAAAAAATGACATCACTGCAGGCAATGATGTCATTTCTCTGTTTCAACTTGGGCTATTCGTTACTCGCTTGGTGGAGTGTAGCCTTCGATATGAACGTCTTTACCTTCAAATAGGAAGTTAACCATTTCGGTTTCGATCAACTTGCGGTGCTCAGGATCCATCATGTTGAGCTTCTTTTCATTGATCAACATGGTCTGCTTGTGTTGCCACTCAGCCCAAGCTTGCTTTGAAATGTTATCAAAAATACGTTTGCCTAGCTCGCCTGGATAAAGTTGGAAATCTAATCCATCGGCTTCTTTTTGTAGTCGAGCACAAAATACAGTGCGGCTCATAACGACTCCTTAACAATAATTAGCTTTGAAGTTCGAATGGTAAGCTTTCCAGTAACTGTTTTACTGGTGCAGCTAAGCCAATCTCTTCAGGTTGCGATAAGTTATACCAAAGACCTTTGCTTCCTTCCATTATCACATGAGGTTGCTTTGATAGGTCTACCAAAATTGGTGTGATATCGAGGTGGTAATGGCTAAAGGTATGGCGAAAGGCAATCAGTTGAGTTTGCTGCTCAATCATTTTCGAAGATACTCCTCGAATATCAAGCTGATGCGCAAGCTCTGCATCTGGATTTTCAGGAAAGCAGAACAAACCACCCCAAATACCGGATTGAGGGCGCTGTTCTAGCCAAACTTGCCCTTGGTAGTGCAGCATGACAAACCAAGTTTCTTTTATTGGCTTGTCTTTCTTAGGTTTTTTACCCGGATAATCGAGTGGGTTACCTTGCTTATTAGCGATGCAATAAGATTCAACAGGGCACAATGTACATTTTGGTTTGCTGCGAGTGCAGACCATCGCCCCCATATCCATCATGGCTTGGTTATACTTATCGACATCGACATCCGGTGTGTGTTCTTCGGCGTATTGCCAAAGTTGATTTTCGACCTTCTTTTGTCCTGGCCAGCCTTCTACGGCAAAACTTCGCGCTAGGGTTCTTTTGACGTTGCCATCTAAAATAGCATGAGGCTGTTTGTATACGGACGAAAGGACAGCCGCAGCGGTCGAGCGGCCGATTCCCGGCAGGGCATTCATCTGCTCGATATCTAATGGAAACTGACCATCATATTCTTGCGCGACAATTTTGGCGGCTTTGTGCAGGTTTCTAGCACGAGCGTAATAACCTAAACCTGTCCAGAGGTGGAGGACCTCATCTTGCTCTGCATTAGCAAGATCAACCACGGTTGGAAAGCGCTCTAGAAACCGTTGGTAATAGGGAATCACGGTCGCAACTTGAGTTTGCTGCAACATGATTTCTGATAGCCATACGCTATAAGCAGTTTTATCCTGCTGCCAAGGTAGGCTCTTACGTCCATAGTTTTCGTACCAATCTAAGATGGCACTGGCAAATGGGGTCACGATATGCTCAATATAATTAGGGTCTGTTGACCTTTTGCGGTTAAATTTTGTTCGAGATAAAAGCGTTTTAATCGCGGCGAGAGGTTTGTCGCTTAGTCATTCTAAGCAAATACCTCTCAACAAAGAGTAAAACGCTTTTAGCCGAACCCTTCGGGCAGCGTTTGTGGCTCCCTTCTGCTGCGTTATCGGCTTATCGGGTAGGGCAACTACAATTCAAAGCCTCTGCCTTGCATAAAGAACCCACAAACTGCTGCAAAAATCAGCTCAAAAGGTCAACAGACCCTAGATTAGGCAAAATTGCACCATATAACATGGGTAAAGTACAACCGATAAAGAGTAAGGATATAAGCGAACAAAGCTGAAATTCGCTAAAAAACTTGCACCGATAGCAATTCTTTGGATAATCACAATCCCTTTGAGGCGAGACCAATTTTTAAACAGGCAAAATCATGAGTGAAGTGACCACTAACGAGTATAACGAAGACGGTAAACTGATACGCAAAGTTCGCAGCTTTGTTCGACGCGAAGGTCGTTTGACCAAGGGTCAAGAAAACGCGATGAATGAGTGCTGGCCGACTATGGGTATTGATTACCAAGAACAGCTTCTTGATTGGAAAGAAGTGTTTGGTAATGACAACCCTGTCGTTCTAGAAATTGGTTTTGGCATGGGCGCATCGCTAGTAGAAATGGCGAAAAACGCTCCTGAGAAGAACTTCATCGGTATTGAAGTGCACAGCCCAGGCGTTGGTGCATGTCTTTCAGATGCGCGTGATGCAGGCATTACTAACCTGCGCGTAATGTGTCACGATGCGGTAGAAGTTTTCGCTAACATGATTCCTGACAGCAGCTTAGCGACTCTACAGCTATTCTTCCCAGACCCATGGCATAAAAAGCGTCACCACAAGCGTCGTATCGTTCAGTTAGACTTTGCTGAGATGGTTCGCCAAAAGCTTATCGAAGGTGAAGGTATCTTCCATATGGCAACAGACTGGGAGAACTACGCAGAGCATATGATTGAAGTGATGAACGAAGCGCTGGGTTACGAAAATATTGCTGAACAAGGCGATTTTGTACCTCGTCCAGATGAGCGCCCGCTAACAAAATTTGAAGCACGTGGTCACCGTTTAGGTCACGGCGTTTGGGATATTAAGTTTAAGCGCGTAAAATAACCAAAACGAATGCAATGACCGCTTTCTGAACATGAGAGCATGCATCGAATAGAATTTTAAAGCCAACATGCCTATGTTGGCTTTTTTGACCCTACAAGAAAATAATAATAACTGATTGATTTTTAAGGTTGCTGATGAAACCGACACAACAAATATTACAAGAGATTCTAGAAGAGGTTCGTCCACTTATCGGTCAAGGTAAGGTTGCTAACTACATTCCTGCCTTGGCGAAAGTCCCAGCTTCAAAGTTTGGTATTGCTGTTTTTACCAATCAAGGTGAAGTAATCAAAGCGGGCGATGCTGATGAAGCATTTTCTATTCAATCAATCTCCAAAGCGCTCAGCCTGACGCTAGCGATGTGCTTGTATAAACCTGAAGAGATTTGGGCTCGTGTTGGTAAAGAGCCTTCAGGGCAAGCATTTAACTCTCTTATTCAGCTTGAAATGGAGCAGGGTATTCCGCGCAACCCGTTTATCAATGCCGGAGCCATTGTTGTGGCGGATTTGCTTAATAGTCGCTTGTCGGCTCCTCGCCAGCGTTTATTGGAGTTTGTTCGCCAGTTGTCTGGTGATACTCATATCTGTTACGACAAGATTGTGGCTGCTTCAGAGATGATGCACAGTGATCGCAATGCGGCAATTGCCTACTTAATGCGATCGTTTGGTAACTTTGAAAATGAAGTCATTCCTGTACTAAACAACTATTTCCACGCGTGTGCACTCAAGATGAGCTGTGTCGATCTGGCAAAAACTTTTAGCTACCTTGCTAACAAAGGAACTTCAGTTCAAACCGGAAAGCCTGTGATTACACCAACGCAAACCAAGCAGCTTAATGCTTTGCTCGCGACCTGTGGTCTATACGATGGTGCCGGTGAGTTTGCCTACCGAGTGGGTATGCCAGGAAAGTCGGGTGTCGGTGGTGGTATTATGGCCGTTGTACCGGGTGAAATGACGATTGCTGTTTGGTCACCAGAACTGGATCCATCAGGTAACTCTTTAGCAGGAACCAAAGCGCTAGAACTGTTAGCAGAACGTATTGGGCGCTCGATTTTTTAGAGAAGTATGGTGCGCTTCGCTGCTAGAGAACTGGGTCGGGCTTCGCCCTGCTAGATAGCTATGTTGATTCTCTACTGAAGTGTGGCTCAACGTCAGTTATCCAGTTATCCAAAATGAAAAAAGGATTGAAGCAATGCGCCAGTCCTTCAAGATTCTCTAGCTCTCTAGCTCTCTAGCTCTCTAGCTCTCTAGCTCTCTAGCTCTCTAGCCCTCCATAGGACGAAGTTCGTTCCTTCCTCCCGCTTCCCATTAACGCTCTACTCTTCCACCATAAAGGCTTCTAGTAAGTCGTTGAGGAACAGTTTGCCTTTCTCGGTGATTTGCCAGTGAGTGTCGCTCTCGTCGATGTAGCCCATCTCAATAGCCCAATCTATGGTCTCTTGAATGGCTGCAAAGCCAAGCCCTGTCGTATCTAAGAAGTCTTGTTTAGGGCACGCTTCTATCAGGCGGAAGCGGTTCATAAAGAACTCGAAAGGACGGTCTTCAACAGCGACTTCTTGCTCGCTGTTGAGATAAGGCTTAACCATATTATCGTAAGCGGCAAGATAGCCTTTAGGGTGCTTAATCTTGGTGGTACGTACAATGCGACCATCCGCAAAGCTTATTTTACCGTGTGAGCCGCAGCCAATCCCGAGGTAGTCACCAAAGCGCCAGTAGTTGAGATTATGCTGACATTGATAACCGGGCTTGCTGTAGCCAGATATCTCGTACTGCACATAGCCTGCGTCAGCTAACTTTTTATGCCCTAACTCAAAGATATCCCACAAATCATCGTCGTTAGGCAAAGTTGGCTGCTTGTAGTAGAACATGGTGTTTGGCTCGATCGTCAACTGATACCAAGATAAGTGTGGGGGAGCGAGCTCGATCGCCTTTTCAAGATCGCTAAGTGCTTGATCAACAGACTGATCCGGTAGGCCATGCATCAGATCGAGGTTAAAGCTGTTGAGGCCAATCTTATGGGCAAGCTTAGCAGCATTCACCGCTTCATCTTGACCGTGAATACGGCCAAGCCTTTCTAGTTTCTGCTGCTCAAAACTTTGTACACCCACGGATATTCGAGTCACTCCCGCTTTTTGGTAACCAGCAAAACGTTCCGCTTCTATGGTTCCGGGGTTGGCTTCCATTGTGATTTCGATGTCTGACTTGAATGGGATTCGCGCCTCGATACCTTGCAACAAGTCTGCGATCCCTTGGGCCGAAATCAGACTTGGCGTTCCGCCACCTATAAAAATCGAGTGCAGTTGGCGCTGATTGTCTGCAATCTGGTAGCGCTCAATATCTGCATCTAAATCTTGTAGCAGGGCAGCAATATACTCTTGCTCTGGAATATCCGCTTTAAGCGCGTGCGAGTTAAAGTCGCAATAAGGGCACTTTTGTACACACCACGGGATG encodes:
- a CDS encoding oxidative damage protection protein, which produces MSRTVFCARLQKEADGLDFQLYPGELGKRIFDNISKQAWAEWQHKQTMLINEKKLNMMDPEHRKLIETEMVNFLFEGKDVHIEGYTPPSE
- the mutY gene encoding A/G-specific adenine glycosylase, whose protein sequence is MTPFASAILDWYENYGRKSLPWQQDKTAYSVWLSEIMLQQTQVATVIPYYQRFLERFPTVVDLANAEQDEVLHLWTGLGYYARARNLHKAAKIVAQEYDGQFPLDIEQMNALPGIGRSTAAAVLSSVYKQPHAILDGNVKRTLARSFAVEGWPGQKKVENQLWQYAEEHTPDVDVDKYNQAMMDMGAMVCTRSKPKCTLCPVESYCIANKQGNPLDYPGKKPKKDKPIKETWFVMLHYQGQVWLEQRPQSGIWGGLFCFPENPDAELAHQLDIRGVSSKMIEQQTQLIAFRHTFSHYHLDITPILVDLSKQPHVIMEGSKGLWYNLSQPEEIGLAAPVKQLLESLPFELQS
- the trmB gene encoding tRNA (guanosine(46)-N7)-methyltransferase TrmB, producing the protein MSEVTTNEYNEDGKLIRKVRSFVRREGRLTKGQENAMNECWPTMGIDYQEQLLDWKEVFGNDNPVVLEIGFGMGASLVEMAKNAPEKNFIGIEVHSPGVGACLSDARDAGITNLRVMCHDAVEVFANMIPDSSLATLQLFFPDPWHKKRHHKRRIVQLDFAEMVRQKLIEGEGIFHMATDWENYAEHMIEVMNEALGYENIAEQGDFVPRPDERPLTKFEARGHRLGHGVWDIKFKRVK
- the glsB gene encoding glutaminase B; translation: MKPTQQILQEILEEVRPLIGQGKVANYIPALAKVPASKFGIAVFTNQGEVIKAGDADEAFSIQSISKALSLTLAMCLYKPEEIWARVGKEPSGQAFNSLIQLEMEQGIPRNPFINAGAIVVADLLNSRLSAPRQRLLEFVRQLSGDTHICYDKIVAASEMMHSDRNAAIAYLMRSFGNFENEVIPVLNNYFHACALKMSCVDLAKTFSYLANKGTSVQTGKPVITPTQTKQLNALLATCGLYDGAGEFAYRVGMPGKSGVGGGIMAVVPGEMTIAVWSPELDPSGNSLAGTKALELLAERIGRSIF
- the hemW gene encoding radical SAM family heme chaperone HemW encodes the protein MNQLIPPALSLYVHIPWCVQKCPYCDFNSHALKADIPEQEYIAALLQDLDADIERYQIADNQRQLHSIFIGGGTPSLISAQGIADLLQGIEARIPFKSDIEITMEANPGTIEAERFAGYQKAGVTRISVGVQSFEQQKLERLGRIHGQDEAVNAAKLAHKIGLNSFNLDLMHGLPDQSVDQALSDLEKAIELAPPHLSWYQLTIEPNTMFYYKQPTLPNDDDLWDIFELGHKKLADAGYVQYEISGYSKPGYQCQHNLNYWRFGDYLGIGCGSHGKISFADGRIVRTTKIKHPKGYLAAYDNMVKPYLNSEQEVAVEDRPFEFFMNRFRLIEACPKQDFLDTTGLGFAAIQETIDWAIEMGYIDESDTHWQITEKGKLFLNDLLEAFMVEE